One segment of Carya illinoinensis cultivar Pawnee chromosome 1, C.illinoinensisPawnee_v1, whole genome shotgun sequence DNA contains the following:
- the LOC122304813 gene encoding WD40 repeat-containing protein HOS15 isoform X1 yields the protein MTSITSVELNYLVFRYLQESGFTHSAFALGYEASINKCPIDGNLVPPGALITFVQKGLQYLEMEANLSNNDTDMDEDFSFLQPLDLITKDVYELRQIIKEKRKVLQKEKDKDKDKDKELGREHEGERGRIRDKERHEREKELEKDKERTDKDKDREKQHEEQTNREMVTDQEDKVEVKLEDNKVLGGPEPMDISTTSTSQACEIHSSDVTILEGHTSEVCACAWSPTGSLLASGSGDSTARIWTIADSSSRQGSNGPPNVLVLKHVKGRTNEKSKDVTTLDWNGEGTLLATGSYDGQARIWTTSGELKSTLSKHKGPIFSLKWNKKGDYLLTGSCDKTAIVWDVKAEECKQQFDFHTGPTLDVDWRNNVSFATSSTDNMIYVCKIGEVLPIKTFVGHQGEVNCVKWDPTGSLLASCSDDITAKVWSMKQDKFVHDLKEHSKEIYTIRWSPTGPGTINPNQQLVLASASFDSTVKLWDVELGKLIHSLNGHRDPVYSVAFSPNGEYLASGSLDRSMHIWSLKEGKIVKTYTGNGGVFEVCWNKEGDKIAACFANNIVCVLDFRM from the exons ATGACCTCCATTACATCCGTCGAATTGAACTACCTTGTATTTCGTTACCTTCAAGAATCAG GATTCACACATTCAGCATTTGCCTTAGGATACGAGGCAAGTATCAACAAGTGCCCTATTGATGGCAATTTGGTTCCCCCCGGTGCTCTTATTACATTTGTACAAAAAGGACTTCAGTACTTGGAGATGGAAGCAAACTTGAGTAAT AATGACACGGATATGGATGAAGATTTTTCGTTCTTACAACCTTTGGATCTTATCACAAAGGATGTTTATGAATTGCGgcaaatcataaaagaaaaaaggaaagttctacagaaggaaaaagataaagataaagataaagataaagagCTTGGTAGGGAACATGAAGGAGAACGTGGAAGAATAAGAGATAAAGAAAGACATGAAAGGGAGAAAGAACTCGAAAAGGATAAAGAGAGGACAGACAAGGACAAGGATAGAGAAAAACAGCATGAGGAACAAACTAATAGAGAAATGGTCACAGATCAAGAAGATAAAGTTGAAGTAAAACTTGAAGATAATAAAGTATTAGGAG GACCAGAACCAATGGATATTTCCACAACCTCGACTTCTCAGGCATGTGAAATTCATAGTTCTGATGTGACAATTTTGGAAGGTCATACTTCAGAG GTTTGTGCTTGCGCATGGAGTCCAACAGGTTCTCTTCTTGCATCAGG ATCTGGAGATTCAACAGCTCGGATATGGACAATTGCCGATAGTAGCTCGAGACAAGGCTCTAATGGTCCTCCAAATGTGCTGGTTCTGAAACATGTTAAAGGTAGAACAAATGAGAAGAGTAAAGATGTCACTACGCTTGATTGGAAT GGAGAGGGGACACTACTTGCAACTGGTTCGTATGATGGGCAAGCGAGAATTTGGACTACAAGTG GTGAATTAAAGAGTACACTAAGTAAACACAAAGGACCCATATTCTCTCTAAAGTGGAACAAGAAGGGTGACTATCTTCTTACTGGTAGCTGTGATAAAACTGCAATTGTATGGGATGTAAAGGCAGAGGAATGCAAACAACAATTTGACTTTCATACAG gTCCTACCCTTGACGTTGACTGGCGCAACAATGTCTCATTTGCAACAAGCTCTACAGATAATATGATATATGTTTGCAAGATTGGAGAAGTCCTCCCTATCAAAACTTTTGTCGGGCATCAG GGTGAAGTTAACTGTGTCAAATGGGACCCAACAGGATCATTACTGGCCTCTTGCTCTGATGATATCACAGCAAAG GTATGGAGTATGAAGCAGGACAAGTTTGTTCATGATTTAAAGGAGCACTCTAAG GAGATATATACTATCAGATGGAGTCCCACTGGACCTGGTACGATCAACCCCAACCAGCAGTTAGTGCTGGCAAG TGCATCGTTTGACTCAACAGTGAAGCTATGGGATGTGGAACTTGGGAAACTTATCCACAGCTTGAATGGACACAG AGATCCTGTATATTCCGTTGCATTTAGCCCAAATGGTGAGTATTTGGCCAGTGGATCCCTTGATAGATCCATGCACATCTGGTCATTGAAGGAAGGCAAGATTGTTAAAACATACACTGGGAATGGGGGCGTATTTGAAGTTTGCTGGAACAAGGAAGGTGACAAGATTGCTGCATGTTTTGCCAATAACATAGTTTGTGTTTTGGATTTCAGAATGTAA
- the LOC122304813 gene encoding WD40 repeat-containing protein HOS15 isoform X3, translated as MDEDFSFLQPLDLITKDVYELRQIIKEKRKVLQKEKDKDKDKDKELGREHEGERGRIRDKERHEREKELEKDKERTDKDKDREKQHEEQTNREMVTDQEDKVEVKLEDNKVLGGPEPMDISTTSTSQACEIHSSDVTILEGHTSEVCACAWSPTGSLLASGSGDSTARIWTIADSSSRQGSNGPPNVLVLKHVKGRTNEKSKDVTTLDWNGEGTLLATGSYDGQARIWTTSGELKSTLSKHKGPIFSLKWNKKGDYLLTGSCDKTAIVWDVKAEECKQQFDFHTGPTLDVDWRNNVSFATSSTDNMIYVCKIGEVLPIKTFVGHQGEVNCVKWDPTGSLLASCSDDITAKVWSMKQDKFVHDLKEHSKEIYTIRWSPTGPGTINPNQQLVLASASFDSTVKLWDVELGKLIHSLNGHRDPVYSVAFSPNGEYLASGSLDRSMHIWSLKEGKIVKTYTGNGGVFEVCWNKEGDKIAACFANNIVCVLDFRM; from the exons ATGGATGAAGATTTTTCGTTCTTACAACCTTTGGATCTTATCACAAAGGATGTTTATGAATTGCGgcaaatcataaaagaaaaaaggaaagttctacagaaggaaaaagataaagataaagataaagataaagagCTTGGTAGGGAACATGAAGGAGAACGTGGAAGAATAAGAGATAAAGAAAGACATGAAAGGGAGAAAGAACTCGAAAAGGATAAAGAGAGGACAGACAAGGACAAGGATAGAGAAAAACAGCATGAGGAACAAACTAATAGAGAAATGGTCACAGATCAAGAAGATAAAGTTGAAGTAAAACTTGAAGATAATAAAGTATTAGGAG GACCAGAACCAATGGATATTTCCACAACCTCGACTTCTCAGGCATGTGAAATTCATAGTTCTGATGTGACAATTTTGGAAGGTCATACTTCAGAG GTTTGTGCTTGCGCATGGAGTCCAACAGGTTCTCTTCTTGCATCAGG ATCTGGAGATTCAACAGCTCGGATATGGACAATTGCCGATAGTAGCTCGAGACAAGGCTCTAATGGTCCTCCAAATGTGCTGGTTCTGAAACATGTTAAAGGTAGAACAAATGAGAAGAGTAAAGATGTCACTACGCTTGATTGGAAT GGAGAGGGGACACTACTTGCAACTGGTTCGTATGATGGGCAAGCGAGAATTTGGACTACAAGTG GTGAATTAAAGAGTACACTAAGTAAACACAAAGGACCCATATTCTCTCTAAAGTGGAACAAGAAGGGTGACTATCTTCTTACTGGTAGCTGTGATAAAACTGCAATTGTATGGGATGTAAAGGCAGAGGAATGCAAACAACAATTTGACTTTCATACAG gTCCTACCCTTGACGTTGACTGGCGCAACAATGTCTCATTTGCAACAAGCTCTACAGATAATATGATATATGTTTGCAAGATTGGAGAAGTCCTCCCTATCAAAACTTTTGTCGGGCATCAG GGTGAAGTTAACTGTGTCAAATGGGACCCAACAGGATCATTACTGGCCTCTTGCTCTGATGATATCACAGCAAAG GTATGGAGTATGAAGCAGGACAAGTTTGTTCATGATTTAAAGGAGCACTCTAAG GAGATATATACTATCAGATGGAGTCCCACTGGACCTGGTACGATCAACCCCAACCAGCAGTTAGTGCTGGCAAG TGCATCGTTTGACTCAACAGTGAAGCTATGGGATGTGGAACTTGGGAAACTTATCCACAGCTTGAATGGACACAG AGATCCTGTATATTCCGTTGCATTTAGCCCAAATGGTGAGTATTTGGCCAGTGGATCCCTTGATAGATCCATGCACATCTGGTCATTGAAGGAAGGCAAGATTGTTAAAACATACACTGGGAATGGGGGCGTATTTGAAGTTTGCTGGAACAAGGAAGGTGACAAGATTGCTGCATGTTTTGCCAATAACATAGTTTGTGTTTTGGATTTCAGAATGTAA
- the LOC122304833 gene encoding uncharacterized protein LOC122304833 yields the protein MVGQLTVTKPSRSDELLDTDQQLKITDEIRAHFESLVPKRPLKPNRSESDSSTLTRVDCTPIDENIPELDKFRALQSRSQITLSADGAPEVQDEYVETQYYRELHSIDKQHHTTGSGFIRVVGAEGEGGHEVLKLQNGQDGAGGVSCIEFRSNPATNDWVPKINQDQVFVSSKPNRSEGS from the exons ATGGTGGGGCAGTTGACGGTGACTAAACCAAGCCGCAGCGATGAGTTGTTAGATACTGATCAACAACTCAAAATCACCGATGAAATCAGAGCTCATTTCGAGTCCTTGGTCCCCAAGCGTCCCCTCAAACCCAACAGAAGCGAGTCTGACTCTTCAACCCTAACCCGGGTGGACTGCACACCCATAGACGAAAATATTCCTGAGCTTGACAAGTTCCGAGCGCTTCAATCTCGATCTCAG ATTACACTTTCGGCCGATGGAGCTCCTGAGGTGCAAGATGAATATGTGGAGACCCAGTACTACAGGGAGTTGCACTCCATCGACAAACAGCATCACACG ACAGGAAGCGGGTTTATAAGGGTGGTGGGAGCAGAAGGTGAAGGTGGACACGAGGTACTTAAGTTGCAGAACGGCCAAGATGGCGCAGGTGGGGTGTCGTGCATTGAATTCAGAAGCAATCCTGCAACAAACGATTGGGTTCCAAAGATCAACCAAGATCAG GTCTTTGTCTCCTCAAAACCAAATCGGAGCGAGGGCTCTTAG
- the LOC122304813 gene encoding WD40 repeat-containing protein HOS15 isoform X2 — protein MTSITSVELNYLVFRYLQESGFTHSAFALGYEASINKCPIDGNLVPPGALITFVQKGLQYLEMEANLSNNDTDMDEDFSFLQPLDLITKDVYELRQIIKEKRKVLQKEKDKDKDKDKELGREHEGERGRIRDKERHEREKELEKDKERTDKDKDREKQHEEQTNREMVTDQEDKVEVKLEDNKVLGEPMDISTTSTSQACEIHSSDVTILEGHTSEVCACAWSPTGSLLASGSGDSTARIWTIADSSSRQGSNGPPNVLVLKHVKGRTNEKSKDVTTLDWNGEGTLLATGSYDGQARIWTTSGELKSTLSKHKGPIFSLKWNKKGDYLLTGSCDKTAIVWDVKAEECKQQFDFHTGPTLDVDWRNNVSFATSSTDNMIYVCKIGEVLPIKTFVGHQGEVNCVKWDPTGSLLASCSDDITAKVWSMKQDKFVHDLKEHSKEIYTIRWSPTGPGTINPNQQLVLASASFDSTVKLWDVELGKLIHSLNGHRDPVYSVAFSPNGEYLASGSLDRSMHIWSLKEGKIVKTYTGNGGVFEVCWNKEGDKIAACFANNIVCVLDFRM, from the exons ATGACCTCCATTACATCCGTCGAATTGAACTACCTTGTATTTCGTTACCTTCAAGAATCAG GATTCACACATTCAGCATTTGCCTTAGGATACGAGGCAAGTATCAACAAGTGCCCTATTGATGGCAATTTGGTTCCCCCCGGTGCTCTTATTACATTTGTACAAAAAGGACTTCAGTACTTGGAGATGGAAGCAAACTTGAGTAAT AATGACACGGATATGGATGAAGATTTTTCGTTCTTACAACCTTTGGATCTTATCACAAAGGATGTTTATGAATTGCGgcaaatcataaaagaaaaaaggaaagttctacagaaggaaaaagataaagataaagataaagataaagagCTTGGTAGGGAACATGAAGGAGAACGTGGAAGAATAAGAGATAAAGAAAGACATGAAAGGGAGAAAGAACTCGAAAAGGATAAAGAGAGGACAGACAAGGACAAGGATAGAGAAAAACAGCATGAGGAACAAACTAATAGAGAAATGGTCACAGATCAAGAAGATAAAGTTGAAGTAAAACTTGAAGATAATAAAGTATTAGGAG AACCAATGGATATTTCCACAACCTCGACTTCTCAGGCATGTGAAATTCATAGTTCTGATGTGACAATTTTGGAAGGTCATACTTCAGAG GTTTGTGCTTGCGCATGGAGTCCAACAGGTTCTCTTCTTGCATCAGG ATCTGGAGATTCAACAGCTCGGATATGGACAATTGCCGATAGTAGCTCGAGACAAGGCTCTAATGGTCCTCCAAATGTGCTGGTTCTGAAACATGTTAAAGGTAGAACAAATGAGAAGAGTAAAGATGTCACTACGCTTGATTGGAAT GGAGAGGGGACACTACTTGCAACTGGTTCGTATGATGGGCAAGCGAGAATTTGGACTACAAGTG GTGAATTAAAGAGTACACTAAGTAAACACAAAGGACCCATATTCTCTCTAAAGTGGAACAAGAAGGGTGACTATCTTCTTACTGGTAGCTGTGATAAAACTGCAATTGTATGGGATGTAAAGGCAGAGGAATGCAAACAACAATTTGACTTTCATACAG gTCCTACCCTTGACGTTGACTGGCGCAACAATGTCTCATTTGCAACAAGCTCTACAGATAATATGATATATGTTTGCAAGATTGGAGAAGTCCTCCCTATCAAAACTTTTGTCGGGCATCAG GGTGAAGTTAACTGTGTCAAATGGGACCCAACAGGATCATTACTGGCCTCTTGCTCTGATGATATCACAGCAAAG GTATGGAGTATGAAGCAGGACAAGTTTGTTCATGATTTAAAGGAGCACTCTAAG GAGATATATACTATCAGATGGAGTCCCACTGGACCTGGTACGATCAACCCCAACCAGCAGTTAGTGCTGGCAAG TGCATCGTTTGACTCAACAGTGAAGCTATGGGATGTGGAACTTGGGAAACTTATCCACAGCTTGAATGGACACAG AGATCCTGTATATTCCGTTGCATTTAGCCCAAATGGTGAGTATTTGGCCAGTGGATCCCTTGATAGATCCATGCACATCTGGTCATTGAAGGAAGGCAAGATTGTTAAAACATACACTGGGAATGGGGGCGTATTTGAAGTTTGCTGGAACAAGGAAGGTGACAAGATTGCTGCATGTTTTGCCAATAACATAGTTTGTGTTTTGGATTTCAGAATGTAA